The following nucleotide sequence is from Allocatelliglobosispora scoriae.
CGAAGACCCGCACGGTCTCCAGCCGCTCCGTCAGCGCAGCCGGGTCCTTGGAGAGATCCACCGTACCGATCTGCCCCACCACCCGGCTGAATCCGAGGAACCCCGCCACCCCCTGCCGAGCCCGGGCGACGCAGATCGCCGAGTCCGGCTGCACAGGCCCGCCCTCGAACAGCACGGCCGGCTCGCGAGCCAGCGCGTCCCAGCCGGGCAGCACCTCGCCGACAGCGGTCCCGGTGGCCCGGTTGAGCACGACGCCGAGGGCGCCCGACTGCTCGTGCCCGAGGACCAGAACGACGCTGCGGTCGAAATTGGGGTCGCGCAGGGCCGGCGTGGCCACCAAGAGCTGTCCGGTCAGCTCCATGCGTTCGACTCCCGAGGTCATGT
It contains:
- a CDS encoding YqgE/AlgH family protein; amino-acid sequence: MTSGVERMELTGQLLVATPALRDPNFDRSVVLVLGHEQSGALGVVLNRATGTAVGEVLPGWDALAREPAVLFEGGPVQPDSAICVARARQGVAGFLGFSRVVGQIGTVDLSKDPAALTERLETVRVFAGYAGWTAGQLEGEIEAGSWHVCQSLPSDAFAVRPEELWQMVWRRQGGLLAAVAHYPADPAMN